The following proteins are co-located in the Desulfoscipio sp. XC116 genome:
- a CDS encoding tetratricopeptide repeat protein, with product MIWYSIYGLYEIIREYANCTSTLPLLCRYEHGWDPIPKPNPYDARTDQPLMLVWSRRRLNIWNEKSSIPAAIVGAPFVHYRKSRKIEKDTASRGTVAFPAHTTRQIDSVFDIDKYCEQLRNLPSEFQPVTICLHSNDLERKKDELYKKNGFNVVSAGPAWVLGFEFVQKFYDILRSHKYATSNQVGSYSFYAVEMGIPFFIFGDPAVLKNTGEPLMPSEFRYEDYQIGAYATAMFQGPTQVISEEQKKFVEDELGVHDCLSGTELRELLIESNKRLIEAYQEFLKTEQGGVEDKISTCGKLVEYYQLSGETDKQLEYILKTFEYDTPKANFCCHLGLYFQSIKKYEQAIFWYKLAAQLEKPAGSRLMWLPHIQLCVCYDRMGKHELAYEHNEIARKYSPKNNQILHNKRYLERVLGIGVPEKE from the coding sequence ATGATTTGGTATTCAATCTACGGACTTTATGAGATCATAAGAGAATATGCCAACTGTACATCGACACTGCCTCTGTTATGCCGCTATGAGCACGGGTGGGATCCTATACCAAAACCTAATCCGTATGATGCTCGAACTGATCAACCTCTGATGTTAGTCTGGAGCAGGAGACGTCTAAATATATGGAATGAAAAAAGTAGTATTCCCGCAGCCATTGTGGGGGCGCCTTTTGTACACTACCGAAAATCACGGAAAATCGAGAAGGATACAGCTTCTCGCGGTACGGTTGCCTTTCCCGCCCATACGACTCGGCAAATTGACTCTGTATTCGATATCGATAAGTATTGTGAGCAACTGAGAAATCTTCCGTCCGAGTTTCAGCCGGTAACAATATGTCTGCACTCTAATGATTTGGAAAGAAAGAAGGACGAACTATACAAAAAAAACGGGTTCAATGTTGTATCCGCCGGGCCGGCCTGGGTGCTGGGCTTTGAGTTTGTACAGAAATTTTACGATATCCTCAGGAGTCACAAATATGCAACGTCTAATCAAGTAGGCTCATATTCTTTTTATGCCGTTGAGATGGGTATTCCCTTTTTTATTTTTGGGGATCCGGCTGTTCTTAAAAATACAGGAGAACCGCTGATGCCCTCCGAATTCAGGTATGAAGATTATCAGATCGGTGCTTATGCCACAGCAATGTTTCAAGGTCCTACGCAGGTTATCAGCGAGGAGCAGAAGAAGTTTGTGGAAGATGAACTCGGCGTCCATGACTGTCTTTCCGGTACAGAACTCAGGGAATTGCTGATAGAAAGCAATAAGCGGCTGATTGAAGCGTATCAGGAGTTCTTGAAGACAGAACAGGGCGGGGTCGAAGATAAAATTTCAACATGCGGAAAACTGGTTGAGTATTATCAGCTTTCCGGTGAAACAGACAAACAGCTTGAGTATATCCTTAAAACATTCGAGTATGATACGCCCAAAGCTAACTTTTGCTGTCATTTGGGCTTATACTTTCAAAGTATCAAGAAATATGAACAGGCAATTTTCTGGTACAAACTGGCGGCTCAATTGGAAAAGCCTGCCGGCAGCAGACTGATGTGGTTGCCGCATATACAACTGTGCGTTTGCTATGACCGGATGGGCAAGCATGAGTTAGCCTATGAGCATAATGAGATTGCCAGAAAGTATTCT
- a CDS encoding glycosyltransferase, with protein sequence MGGKQITISLCMIVRNEERTIGRCLDSVKDICDEIIIVDTGSTDRTKEIAEKYTDRIFDFIWIDDFAAARNFAFGRATMRYILWLDADDIIADSDQEKFLKLKKSLDPFTDVVSMPYLYAFDQFGAVSFSFRRNRLVRRDKNFRWIGAVHEYLEVSGYVLNSDICVTHKRISNGNSTRNLNIYERRKSKGEPFSPRDLYYYANELFDHRLYNRAIEVYQEYLMTGQGWIEDKISACGKLADCFQSLGETEKQLEYIYKSFDYASPRAEFCCRLGFHFLNAKQYEQAVFWYKLATQIEKPADCSGFMTEASWTWLPHLQLCVCYDRLGKHTLAYEHNEIARKYCPENTAIQSNKTYLEGILGIEAPEKKEIIQGE encoded by the coding sequence ATGGGAGGAAAGCAAATCACAATCAGTCTTTGTATGATTGTCAGGAATGAAGAGCGTACGATTGGCCGCTGTCTTGATTCTGTTAAAGATATTTGCGACGAGATAATTATTGTTGATACGGGCTCTACCGATCGCACCAAGGAGATCGCTGAGAAATATACAGATCGAATCTTTGATTTTATCTGGATAGACGACTTTGCTGCTGCCCGCAATTTTGCTTTTGGCCGAGCAACCATGCGTTATATCCTCTGGTTGGATGCGGATGATATTATAGCTGATTCCGATCAGGAGAAATTTTTAAAACTGAAGAAAAGCCTGGATCCGTTTACGGACGTTGTAAGTATGCCCTATCTTTATGCCTTCGATCAGTTTGGAGCGGTATCGTTTAGTTTCCGACGCAATCGCCTGGTTAGACGGGATAAAAACTTTCGGTGGATAGGGGCTGTACACGAGTATTTAGAAGTGTCCGGATATGTTTTAAACTCAGACATTTGTGTAACGCATAAGCGTATCTCGAATGGTAATTCCACTCGCAACCTGAATATATATGAAAGGCGAAAGAGCAAGGGGGAGCCGTTTTCCCCGCGGGATTTATATTACTATGCCAATGAATTGTTTGATCATCGGTTATATAATCGGGCAATCGAAGTTTATCAGGAATATTTGATGACCGGACAGGGCTGGATTGAAGATAAAATTTCTGCCTGCGGTAAATTAGCCGATTGTTTTCAATCGCTGGGAGAAACGGAAAAACAACTTGAATATATCTACAAATCCTTTGATTATGCTTCTCCAAGGGCAGAATTTTGCTGTCGCCTGGGTTTTCATTTTCTGAATGCGAAGCAATATGAACAGGCGGTTTTCTGGTACAAACTGGCTACTCAAATAGAAAAACCTGCTGACTGTTCAGGATTCATGACCGAAGCCTCCTGGACGTGGTTGCCGCATTTACAGTTGTGTGTTTGTTACGATCGCTTAGGCAAGCATACGCTGGCTTATGAGCATAATGAGATTGCCAGAAAGTATTGTCCGGAAAATACAGCGATTCAGTCCAACAAGACTTATTTGGAGGGTATTTTAGGCATAGAAGCACCTGAGAAAAAAGAAATTATTCAAGGGGAGTAA
- a CDS encoding FkbM family methyltransferase: MTDANRSAAEEIDFVVDRKFTEYMSYVAGASLDDIQSCMKRNLGNIRQQNAQNYQKILQCYNMYNYWGKLDPENNVYELIENRGAAMKEHHGDFTWLYGRLCDYRSKKTLFGIVENWLTFSMASLDRIIEKTFCHYFDLDIVKCDANEVFIDLGAYTGDTVMNYLDSYIGYKKIYCYEIVPHIYQKLRQSLERYPNIELREKGVGDKNGMMYITDEEPSDTMHKLADAGTAEVPVVTLDEDITEPVTFIKMDIEGGEQKAILGCKNHIQATHPKLAVSVYHNNEDIWKCARMIDEIDPGYKFYLRYSGGNYYPSECVLLGV, from the coding sequence ATGACAGATGCAAATAGGTCAGCTGCTGAGGAAATTGATTTCGTTGTTGACAGAAAGTTTACCGAATACATGAGTTATGTGGCAGGCGCGAGTTTGGATGATATACAAAGCTGCATGAAGAGGAACCTTGGAAATATCCGGCAACAGAATGCCCAGAATTATCAAAAGATACTGCAATGCTATAATATGTACAATTATTGGGGTAAACTGGATCCTGAGAATAATGTATATGAATTGATCGAAAACCGCGGAGCAGCGATGAAAGAACACCATGGCGATTTCACATGGCTGTACGGCAGGCTCTGCGATTATCGTTCCAAGAAAACCTTATTCGGTATTGTGGAGAACTGGCTGACATTCAGTATGGCGAGTCTGGACAGGATCATTGAAAAAACGTTCTGTCACTACTTTGATCTGGATATAGTGAAATGTGACGCCAATGAAGTATTTATCGATTTAGGAGCGTATACCGGCGATACCGTGATGAATTATCTGGACAGCTATATTGGTTATAAGAAAATCTATTGTTATGAAATTGTTCCTCATATCTACCAAAAGCTCAGGCAGAGTCTTGAACGGTATCCGAATATCGAATTGCGGGAAAAAGGCGTGGGAGACAAAAACGGTATGATGTATATAACGGACGAGGAACCCTCGGATACAATGCATAAGCTGGCGGACGCGGGAACGGCGGAAGTACCTGTTGTCACACTTGATGAAGATATTACGGAACCCGTGACTTTTATCAAAATGGATATTGAAGGCGGAGAACAGAAAGCGATCCTCGGCTGTAAAAATCACATTCAAGCGACACATCCGAAGCTTGCGGTTTCTGTCTATCACAATAATGAGGATATTTGGAAATGCGCCCGGATGATCGACGAGATCGACCCCGGCTATAAGTTTTATCTGAGATACAGCGGAGGCAATTATTATCCTTCCGAATGCGTTTTACTGGGCGTATAG
- a CDS encoding oxidoreductase has protein sequence MESYSEVFSLGGKTVVVTGGAGLLGKEMARGLGDFGATVVVADVNLEAVRQIANSIGRKAKAERLNVTSEDSIKELIKKYERIDVWINSAYPRTSDWGHKLEQVKIESWRHNVDMQLNSCFFCCRQVADKMKVQKSGSIINFGSIYGIVGPYFPIYEGTDMTTPAAYAAIKGGIINLTRYLATYLAPYNVRVNCISPGGVFDHQPETFVQAYNKRTPLGRMAAPGEIVGTAIYLASEASSYVTGQNLLVDGGWTAW, from the coding sequence ATGGAGAGCTATAGCGAGGTATTTTCCCTCGGCGGCAAAACCGTGGTAGTAACCGGTGGTGCTGGGCTGTTAGGAAAAGAGATGGCTAGAGGTTTAGGCGATTTTGGAGCAACTGTTGTAGTAGCTGATGTTAATCTTGAAGCAGTGCGGCAAATTGCAAATAGTATAGGACGTAAAGCCAAAGCTGAGCGGCTTAATGTAACTAGTGAAGATTCTATTAAGGAATTAATTAAAAAATATGAGCGGATTGATGTCTGGATTAATTCCGCTTACCCCAGAACTTCTGATTGGGGACATAAACTTGAGCAAGTTAAAATTGAATCATGGAGGCACAATGTCGATATGCAATTGAATAGTTGCTTTTTTTGCTGTCGGCAGGTTGCTGATAAGATGAAAGTGCAAAAATCCGGCAGCATTATTAATTTCGGCTCTATTTACGGTATAGTTGGACCGTATTTCCCTATTTATGAAGGGACAGATATGACGACTCCGGCAGCATATGCGGCCATAAAAGGTGGTATTATCAATTTAACTAGATATTTAGCAACATATTTAGCACCCTATAACGTTAGAGTGAACTGTATTAGCCCCGGAGGTGTTTTTGATCATCAGCCGGAAACCTTTGTTCAAGCTTATAATAAACGTACTCCGTTAGGTAGAATGGCCGCTCCCGGCGAGATCGTAGGGACGGCAATATATTTAGCCAGTGAAGCTTCTAGTTATGTAACTGGCCAAAATTTGCTGGTAGATGGTGGCTGGACAGCTTGGTGA
- a CDS encoding Gfo/Idh/MocA family oxidoreductase, with the protein MVIKLGILGISEGNGHPYSFSAIINGYSDTGLKNSGWPVIYNYVRQKDLADFGIEGAKVTHAWTQDREITKRLCTASLIPNMIEKWEDMIGQIDAVIIARDDYETHFSMAMPFLGAGGFVFVDKPLALNVEELKEFHPFLENGQLMSCSGMRYAGELDSIRSTIDEYGHINLVRCTAPNSWEKYGVHMLDAIFNIVPSRPVSVMMLGANHTSAAITMNDGSLLQIDCLGRSPAKFSVEIWGSNKSGKWEISDNFTMFRRTLWHFINSVRNKKVIIPPRLTIDIMRILIAGRVSKHEQRQILLDEIQV; encoded by the coding sequence TTGGTAATAAAGTTGGGTATTTTGGGAATAAGTGAAGGAAATGGACATCCTTATTCTTTTTCAGCCATCATCAATGGCTACTCTGATACAGGTTTAAAAAACTCGGGTTGGCCTGTTATTTACAATTATGTTCGACAAAAAGATTTAGCTGATTTTGGTATAGAGGGAGCAAAAGTAACACATGCATGGACTCAGGACAGAGAAATAACAAAACGTCTTTGCACAGCTAGTCTTATTCCCAATATGATCGAGAAATGGGAGGATATGATTGGACAGATTGATGCTGTCATCATAGCTCGCGATGATTATGAGACCCATTTTAGCATGGCAATGCCATTTTTGGGGGCAGGTGGTTTCGTTTTTGTCGATAAGCCCCTTGCTTTAAATGTTGAAGAATTAAAAGAATTTCACCCGTTTCTTGAGAACGGTCAACTAATGTCCTGTTCAGGCATGAGGTATGCCGGAGAGCTTGATAGCATCAGAAGTACCATAGATGAATACGGTCATATTAACCTGGTTAGATGTACAGCACCTAATTCTTGGGAAAAATACGGGGTACATATGCTGGATGCAATATTTAATATTGTGCCATCAAGACCTGTTTCTGTAATGATGCTGGGAGCTAATCATACTTCCGCTGCAATTACTATGAACGATGGATCGTTATTACAGATAGACTGCCTTGGCCGATCCCCCGCCAAGTTTTCGGTAGAAATATGGGGCTCCAATAAGAGTGGTAAATGGGAGATTAGTGATAATTTTACCATGTTTCGAAGAACCTTATGGCACTTTATTAATAGCGTAAGAAACAAAAAAGTAATAATACCGCCCAGGCTAACAATAGATATTATGCGGATATTGATTGCCGGACGAGTATCGAAACACGAGCAGCGGCAGATACTTCTTGATGAGATCCAAGTTTGA
- a CDS encoding SDR family oxidoreductase, which yields MPSLKELFCLKNKLALVTGGAGYLGTEITWTLAELAGNLIIASRDTDKCQRLCQEIKSKFAEIQVNVMQLDLTSRQSIKETFNIINDQFGGLDILVNNAGASIKNSFESISDDDWDYDIELNINSVFRCVKAAWPGLKKNKGVILNIGSMYGHVAPDYRNYTGNLHANPPSYGAAKAGVIQFTKYLASFLALDGIRVNCISPGPFPTPATQKDEEFVCRLSACNPLNRIGRPYEIKGAIALLCSDASSYMTGQNICIDGGWAAW from the coding sequence ATGCCAAGCTTAAAGGAACTGTTCTGTTTAAAAAACAAGTTGGCATTAGTCACGGGAGGAGCCGGTTATCTTGGTACAGAGATAACTTGGACACTGGCGGAGTTAGCTGGAAATTTAATTATTGCCAGCCGTGACACAGATAAATGTCAAAGGCTATGTCAAGAAATTAAGTCAAAATTTGCGGAGATACAAGTGAATGTAATGCAGTTGGATCTGACGAGTAGGCAATCGATAAAAGAGACTTTCAACATAATTAATGATCAATTCGGTGGTTTAGATATATTAGTGAATAATGCCGGAGCGAGTATAAAAAACAGTTTTGAATCGATTTCAGATGATGATTGGGATTATGATATTGAGCTTAATATAAATTCGGTATTTCGATGTGTCAAAGCTGCATGGCCAGGATTAAAAAAAAATAAAGGTGTTATCTTAAACATCGGTTCTATGTACGGGCATGTAGCACCTGATTACCGAAATTATACCGGTAATCTGCATGCAAACCCACCAAGTTATGGGGCAGCTAAAGCAGGTGTAATTCAGTTTACCAAATACTTAGCTAGCTTTTTGGCTCTGGATGGAATTCGAGTTAACTGTATTAGTCCAGGTCCTTTTCCCACACCGGCAACCCAGAAGGATGAGGAGTTTGTTTGCCGGTTATCTGCATGCAATCCATTAAATAGAATTGGCCGGCCATATGAAATAAAGGGAGCCATAGCGTTATTATGTTCAGATGCTTCAAGCTATATGACAGGGCAAAACATTTGCATTGATGGGGGCTGGGCCGCTTGGTAA
- a CDS encoding acylneuraminate cytidylyltransferase family protein, whose amino-acid sequence MFNNSRVLAIIPARGGSKSIPKKNIKPLAGKPLIAWSIETAKVTPEVDRIIVSTDDDEIASVAVSYGAEVYKRPAHLATDESLVIHAIQLLVKELQDEGEKAKYMVLLEPTSPLRLSTDVSNCIRILTGQCIDSVATFKDAELNPHRAWQIDNGQAKTFIPGAIPWYPRQKLPRAYQLNGAVYAFRADRMDKAEMSLFFGRTAAVMIPKERSVDIDDEIDWELAEILMKRRLQQCQA is encoded by the coding sequence ATGTTCAACAATAGCCGAGTCTTGGCCATCATACCTGCTCGCGGCGGCAGTAAGTCAATTCCTAAGAAAAACATTAAACCCTTAGCCGGCAAGCCATTAATCGCTTGGTCAATTGAAACAGCCAAAGTAACTCCGGAGGTTGACCGTATCATTGTTTCTACCGATGACGATGAAATAGCGTCTGTGGCAGTAAGTTATGGGGCAGAAGTATACAAACGTCCCGCACATCTGGCAACGGATGAATCTCTGGTAATACATGCCATACAACTATTAGTTAAAGAATTGCAGGATGAGGGGGAAAAGGCTAAGTATATGGTGCTATTGGAGCCTACCAGTCCTCTACGTTTGAGTACTGATGTTAGTAATTGTATACGTATATTGACAGGACAATGTATTGACTCAGTTGCTACTTTTAAGGACGCGGAGTTGAATCCCCATCGAGCATGGCAGATTGACAATGGACAGGCAAAGACGTTCATTCCCGGTGCAATCCCCTGGTATCCGAGGCAAAAACTCCCAAGAGCTTACCAATTGAATGGTGCTGTCTATGCATTTAGGGCAGATCGAATGGATAAAGCAGAAATGAGTCTGTTTTTTGGTCGTACAGCTGCTGTAATGATACCCAAAGAACGTTCTGTAGATATTGATGATGAAATTGATTGGGAACTAGCAGAAATCTTGATGAAAAGGAGACTGCAACAATGCCAAGCTTAA
- a CDS encoding S-layer homology domain-containing protein: MQVLITGTAVAGQCGESVNISRTGVYIEGASGQSTLLTIEDGTVKGTEIGVKAENHCDVEITGGSVDASSSASGCGLLLSQSSTVTIDGASVLGGDSESGCGISVLPFSTVTVSQSEGKTTTVTGGKGTLASGMLHLNGGAVTGESTYGIEIGEGGKLTMHGGNVSGSGTGIVTNNIGDMVEIWGGTVFGTEIGINNAGSLSMMGGSVTGGSDNGLSLGSISQTVLYHGAAASQTEGVKAIFVEGDPELCVYSGFSGGDNIHPEEGHTNYATRQSLTLSNLPDTIALTVGEDRTVTMTPDGQSVDGRIMLLEDILDAGPVTLQSGSDNIASFTVSGNKITFTPISTGTAELAFDDTITYNGRKTIIIIVDDPAGGDTVPPTVSAVLPNDNNVSVNAPELSITFNEPMDTAVTGTVSIDNGAILSGIGTWGDGNKTITYTVSGLVYGTDYNIGISSFEDIAGNIMIPDNSHSFTTMGNPDTNPPVISFGFAADCTFASSPESLTMTVSEAVYKSDGGEEVTSVNINDIGLIEITKDGAVFNDFTLSYDNGTHIITVSPVDSFLNGSYALEVKAGIAKDNADNELAEHSRSFTVAVAAITDISANPSALAYSGGDATVTITGVNLSGHEIKVLLDGAEAAIATINSETNATASVVIPQNTSSSSKTHTMTATLDGVAVANREAVVTVNRKPSGGGSSSHSSGNNNGNSNPAFAPELKAAVRVSDDSANVIEDVPVTMNNSTGTASMELDAAQLNVAFDKSKLNDKGIQAIRVDIPEIDGANAYESILPASFLTSGYVTKTVEINTDIAAVTLSGSMLNMSDAAGTKKVSLTIAAGDRNKLDAAVQAQIGDRPVIELSMKIDGKQTSWSNESAPVTIIVPYTPTAEELKDLEHITVWYIDGSGKAVAVPNGRYDPATGKVTFTTTHFSQYAVTFVTRSFNDLGNTAWTKKAIEVLASKGILRGATETEYAPQTNITRADFLYFLVRTLGVDAKIDGNFDDISSDAYYYKEIAMAKKLGITSGMGDNKFGPDASITRQDMMVLTERALRMLKKIEAQGTASDLDKFADKSLVAAYAVNGVASVVKEGLIVGSSGKINPQGNTTRAEAAVFLYRIYNK; this comes from the coding sequence TTGCAGGTCCTCATTACCGGAACGGCAGTGGCAGGTCAGTGCGGAGAATCCGTCAACATCAGCCGCACCGGTGTCTACATAGAGGGTGCGAGCGGACAGAGTACGTTGCTTACCATCGAAGACGGTACCGTAAAAGGAACGGAAATCGGCGTCAAAGCTGAAAATCATTGCGATGTGGAGATCACCGGCGGCAGCGTCGACGCGTCGTCCTCAGCCTCCGGCTGCGGCCTATTGCTGTCCCAAAGCTCGACCGTGACGATCGATGGCGCATCTGTTCTGGGCGGTGATAGTGAGAGCGGTTGCGGCATCAGCGTTCTTCCGTTCTCAACTGTTACGGTTAGCCAGAGCGAAGGAAAGACAACGACCGTCACCGGCGGCAAAGGCACGCTGGCCTCGGGTATGCTGCACTTAAACGGTGGTGCGGTGACTGGCGAAAGCACGTATGGCATCGAGATCGGGGAAGGCGGCAAGCTTACTATGCACGGCGGCAATGTAAGCGGCTCCGGCACTGGCATTGTGACGAACAATATTGGCGACATGGTGGAAATCTGGGGCGGTACGGTCTTTGGCACGGAAATCGGCATCAACAATGCCGGCAGCCTGTCCATGATGGGCGGCAGCGTGACAGGCGGGAGCGACAATGGCTTGTCGCTCGGCTCGATCAGCCAAACCGTGCTGTACCATGGTGCGGCTGCCAGCCAAACGGAGGGCGTCAAGGCAATTTTCGTAGAAGGAGATCCGGAGCTTTGCGTCTACAGCGGGTTCTCGGGCGGCGACAACATACACCCTGAAGAGGGCCACACAAACTACGCCACCCGTCAGTCCCTTACGCTGAGTAACCTTCCCGATACCATTGCTCTGACGGTGGGCGAGGACAGGACGGTTACCATGACACCGGATGGCCAGTCGGTTGATGGCAGAATCATGCTTTTGGAGGATATTCTCGATGCGGGTCCGGTGACGCTGCAAAGCGGCAGCGATAACATAGCAAGCTTTACCGTATCAGGCAACAAAATCACTTTCACACCGATAAGCACCGGAACAGCCGAACTTGCTTTTGACGACACAATCACCTATAACGGTAGAAAGACAATTATAATAATCGTTGATGACCCGGCAGGCGGCGACACGGTTCCTCCAACTGTTTCTGCGGTTTTGCCCAATGATAATAACGTATCTGTAAACGCACCGGAGCTGAGCATAACCTTTAATGAGCCGATGGATACCGCAGTCACCGGCACAGTATCCATTGACAATGGCGCAATACTATCAGGTATCGGAACATGGGGCGATGGTAATAAAACTATTACATATACTGTGTCGGGCTTGGTCTATGGCACCGATTACAATATAGGGATTTCAAGCTTTGAAGATATTGCCGGAAATATTATGATCCCCGATAACAGTCATAGCTTCACTACGATGGGCAATCCGGATACCAATCCTCCGGTAATAAGCTTCGGTTTTGCAGCTGATTGTACCTTTGCTTCATCTCCTGAAAGTCTTACTATGACTGTTAGTGAAGCCGTTTATAAATCAGACGGTGGTGAGGAAGTAACCAGCGTTAATATTAATGATATAGGTTTAATTGAAATAACAAAAGATGGCGCTGTTTTTAACGATTTCACCCTTTCTTATGATAATGGAACCCATATCATTACCGTCTCTCCAGTGGATAGCTTCCTAAACGGCAGTTATGCTTTGGAGGTTAAAGCCGGCATTGCTAAAGATAATGCCGATAATGAGCTTGCGGAGCACAGCAGAAGCTTTACCGTGGCCGTAGCCGCCATAACAGATATTTCCGCCAATCCGTCCGCTCTGGCATACTCCGGCGGCGATGCAACAGTCACCATTACAGGTGTCAATCTTTCAGGACATGAGATCAAAGTGCTTCTTGACGGTGCGGAAGCTGCGATAGCAACCATCAATAGTGAAACAAACGCGACAGCAAGTGTTGTCATTCCACAAAACACAAGCTCCAGTAGTAAAACACACACCATGACGGCCACCTTGGATGGAGTGGCGGTTGCAAACAGGGAGGCAGTCGTTACAGTTAACAGAAAACCAAGCGGCGGTGGTTCCTCCAGTCACAGCAGTGGAAATAACAACGGAAACTCTAATCCCGCTTTTGCGCCGGAACTGAAAGCGGCAGTCCGGGTGTCGGACGACAGTGCAAATGTAATAGAGGATGTACCGGTAACAATGAACAACAGCACCGGAACCGCTTCAATGGAACTAGACGCAGCTCAGCTAAATGTCGCATTTGATAAATCAAAGTTAAATGATAAAGGGATTCAGGCAATAAGAGTTGATATACCTGAAATAGATGGGGCAAATGCTTATGAGTCTATCCTGCCTGCCAGCTTTTTGACATCGGGATATGTAACAAAAACGGTTGAAATCAATACGGATATTGCGGCAGTAACTCTGTCGGGCAGCATGCTTAACATGTCAGATGCAGCCGGGACGAAAAAAGTCTCGCTAACAATAGCCGCTGGTGACAGGAACAAGCTGGATGCGGCAGTACAAGCTCAAATAGGCGACCGGCCTGTCATAGAACTGAGCATGAAGATTGATGGGAAACAAACCTCATGGAGCAATGAAAGTGCGCCTGTGACCATAATCGTACCCTACACGCCGACAGCGGAGGAGTTGAAAGACCTCGAACACATTACGGTATGGTACATTGACGGTAGCGGCAAGGCGGTAGCTGTTCCCAACGGAAGATATGACCCTGCAACCGGGAAAGTCACCTTTACCACCACCCATTTCAGTCAGTACGCAGTTACATTTGTTACTAGGTCATTTAACGACCTGGGAAACACAGCCTGGACAAAGAAGGCGATCGAAGTCCTTGCATCCAAAGGCATATTGAGGGGAGCAACTGAAACAGAATATGCCCCTCAAACAAACATTACAAGGGCGGACTTCCTCTACTTCCTGGTCAGAACCCTGGGTGTTGATGCAAAGATTGACGGGAACTTCGATGATATAAGCAGCGATGCCTATTACTACAAAGAGATAGCCATGGCCAAAAAGCTCGGCATCACCAGCGGCATGGGAGACAACAAATTCGGCCCTGATGCAAGCATCACCAGGCAGGACATGATGGTATTGACAGAAAGAGCCTTGAGAATGCTGAAAAAGATTGAAGCGCAGGGTACGGCTTCGGATTTAGACAAGTTTGCCGACAAGTCCCTCGTAGCAGCCTATGCCGTGAACGGTGTGGCCTCTGTTGTCAAGGAAGGACTGATTGTAGGTAGCAGCGGTAAGATCAATCCGCAGGGCAACACCACAAGGGCGGAAGCAGCCGTGTTCCTGTATAGAATATATAACAAATAA
- a CDS encoding helix-turn-helix domain-containing protein yields MKDTIKGMQHDAIESSQAVSGNEELLAKIIEFFPYPILIYTSDGKAVMVNRAMLNEFNIHGPEEVIGKFNVLKEPFIIKAGIMDDIKRAFRGETVILQDIRVPLEDIAALHGIQDFNVEAVYQDITLFPIPTADRKAFFVAVLLINRRIYRYKDEIAKAKEYMENHWLDSFDVKETAKAAGLSGTHFVRLFKKHIGMTPHDYYINLKISKIKEKLSDSALSVAQIFAACGVDYSGHFAKVFKERVGFSPSQYRSKAYKK; encoded by the coding sequence ATGAAGGATACCATAAAAGGCATGCAGCATGATGCCATAGAGTCATCTCAGGCCGTTTCTGGAAATGAAGAGCTTCTTGCAAAGATCATAGAATTTTTTCCATATCCTATCCTGATTTACACTTCCGACGGAAAAGCAGTGATGGTCAACCGGGCAATGCTGAACGAGTTCAATATTCACGGGCCGGAGGAGGTTATTGGTAAATTTAACGTATTAAAAGAACCTTTTATTATCAAAGCAGGTATAATGGATGATATAAAACGGGCTTTCCGGGGTGAGACCGTGATTCTTCAGGATATCCGGGTGCCACTGGAGGATATCGCGGCACTGCATGGAATACAGGATTTCAACGTAGAGGCTGTATACCAGGACATTACACTTTTTCCTATTCCTACTGCGGACAGGAAAGCATTCTTCGTGGCGGTGCTTCTCATAAACCGGCGGATATACCGATATAAGGATGAAATTGCGAAGGCGAAGGAATACATGGAAAATCACTGGCTAGACTCCTTTGATGTAAAAGAAACCGCGAAGGCGGCAGGTCTTAGCGGGACGCATTTTGTGAGACTGTTCAAAAAACATATTGGCATGACACCCCATGACTATTATATAAACCTAAAAATAAGCAAAATCAAAGAAAAATTATCCGATTCCGCCCTTTCCGTTGCACAGATATTTGCCGCTTGTGGCGTGGACTACAGCGGTCATTTTGCAAAGGTTTTTAAAGAAAGGGTCGGTTTTTCTCCTTCCCAATACCGGAGTAAGGCATATAAAAAATAA